Genomic DNA from Lagenorhynchus albirostris chromosome 9, mLagAlb1.1, whole genome shotgun sequence:
CAGCATTTCCCGAATATCGTCctaagtgcattttaaaaaatcttgtttcATCCTCTAGCCAAAAATTATCATATGATGCATAAGCAAATGTGTCATCTTCAGATTCCAGTGCCACATACAGCATAAAACTGGTATTCTTCTGATTCACTATGTAAAAAATCTTTTTCAGCCCTAGCCAAAAttcacctgtttaaaaaaaatgcttttttaaatatattttaatacaagtTAGAATAACCCTTTGTTATTAAGTCTTTGGTTTTGCTTAGTGTTTCAATAACTCCAAGATGGCACACATAAATTATTTGAGAGACTAGATTGCCCTGGTTCAAATTATCAGTGTTTGCCTAATTTaccaaaacatatatatatgtgtatcttcCCACTTCTACTTTACTAGACTTGGGATAActagtctctgtttcatttttttatctccccaaattaaattcaaaaattcatttaaagatCACGTAAAAAGTCAAGTTTTACCTTAAGGCATGTCAACAAAAAATGAGTTCAAATATTACGACAGGTAACAAAATGATGTATACCAGTAAATATAAGAGGTTTAGCCTCCAAATCAGCAACTCCTAAATAACTATTTTCTGAAAATGCTcagtagaaattattttttctgtctttgagaataatgttttgtgaacaaatatttctttgttgtAATGAAGCTCGTCAGTTACCTATGAATGAAGACATAATGTAGTAACACTGGAGCATACTCAGGTTAAGGGTCAATATTTTCAAGATGATTATAGATCCAAGATGGATTATTAAACTCCCTAATTCAGACTGCATTCTTCTTGCATGTTCTAGCCAATGACTTTCTACCTCCCTTTACCCACTGTGGCATAACCTAAATGTAGACACTCCTGCTCTGAAGTATATCCCTCTGCTTGAATCATGAAATTACTGAAGGAAGTAAGGTTCTAGTCAAAACAAACTTCAAGAGCTGGGAGACAATGTGACAGAATTCAAATCTTAAAACTATAGCTAAGATACTAAGTCACTCTCCAGGCCTTACAGGGGCATTTTAGCTACATACCCACTTAGAACTGAAAAGTATTCTGAAGAAATACTGGAAGAAAGGGAGTATAGGAAGTAAAAAATAAGTACAAGAAGGAAGGTGGGCCTGCTTAGTTTCTCACAGTCTGACACTACTATTTAAGTGTCCTTGCCATCTTTCCCCTCTACCCCAACCTCAGATTTAACTGAACAATACATTTTCCTTAAtcccaagtttatttttttaaataagccaaGTACAAAGCAGTCTGCTTATGTGAAGTACACCTTCCTGAAGACATTTTTTGTCAAAACTCAGGTAATTTTCCCATGGAAATAAGCATTAAGTAAGGAAGATAACAACTTAGAGCCTGCAGATCTATGACAGCTCAATTCAGAAGGCAGCCCTTACTGGAAAATTGGAGGTAATGCTGAGAAAACACAAGTATTTCAAATGCATTCCATAGCATAGCAGCTATTTGGCCTTACTtatgacattttattatatttcatgtcCCTTCTAACATCATTGGCATGCTGTAGGGTTTTTAGCAGTAGGACAAACACCACCACTTATTAAATCCTTGGATGACATTATTATGGGATGTTAAAGACTCTAAATTATAACAACAGTAACTGAAAATAATAGCATGAAAATGATCAAAGTCACCTGCAAATGTTCCAATTAATGTAAAATTCTGCAGGGTTCAGAAATACTGGTGCTTCTATTCACCAGCAAAAATTGATGCTGCCATTTGGTAATAACGTGAACAGATTTTACAGTTCACCTGGGGTTTACATTTTCCAAGTTTTGAGCATAGTGGTTTTTATTGACATTTACATAATTTGAATTCCTACAGCTATGGACCtcaattctctatttcatttgctTATGTAGACACAGCACAAATCTCAAGAATTTCAAGGTCCCTGCTCATTCAGGTTTTCATTCtacaaatagttattgagtatCTGTCAGAATTCTGCTGAGAGCATAGTCAATACTTAATAAATAACACAATTTAGAATTTTCACTCAAATCACATTTcaactaaaaataaagattttcataTCTCAACTGAAGAcctatttattttaagtaatttggcATATAACCAGAGGGTAAtttgtcatatttttatattcacaaGGATTTGCTATTTTTACTAACTATTTGACCAATAGAGACAGAGTCCATAGGCATATtatcaagaagaagaaaaaagaggagaaataaataaaatttgacctAAAAGGTCGCCAAATCCATCCAGATAGTCGCACCATAACCTTTGGAAGTCAATTATCCCATCGATCCTTTTCTGTATCACAGTCCATCCACCTCCTCTGTAATCCATGTCACACATTACCTAAAATAaacccagaaaagacaaaaataatataatattattttcattcttttatataaaacTCATACTTCACCCTTAAAGCCTAGAGAAAGAGAAGATACTTCCACTGAAAGCTTCAATGCAACTGTATGTCATTAAtgtattcagattttttaaaaatctctagaaataatactgtttattataaaacaaacCTAATTGTGGTCCCTGTAtcagtcatttttttaatatatgtgtttGTAGCATTTTAAGGTTACCCTCTTATTCCTcaactccataaatatttttcagttgaGTAATAACTGTACCAATCTGATATGGCAGAGTGatgtatttctttataaattaactcttccttttaattaaaacactgattttttaaaaaacagtgttaAATGTGCCTGTGTGCCTGTCTTTGAATGCTTTTTTCCTCCAAAAGCCTGGAAGGCCTGTGTTCAGACTGGGATTTTCAGACAGAAAGGCATGATTTGTGCCCCATCTCAGCAGACACTCATAGGTGCATCTGTGGTGCTCTGTTAAATGCCTCTAAGAGGACAACCATAGGGGACCCATAGAAGTGACACAGCGAGAAAATCAGACCAATCCTCCCCATCAGAAACTTCCCACACACAGACAGAAAAAGGCAGTGTGGAGGAAGTTAGGGAACCAACACTTTCCCACAAAAGAGGTAATTATGCATCCCACTCTTCACAAAATTAGAAGCCTTCCCTTTTCACATCTGTTCAGGTCCATTTTTGAATCTGTAGGTGAAGTAATTtaggtaatttaaaattatttcccacTTAATTCCCAATTTTTGACATCCTGTCAATAGATGTCAAAAAATAACGTTAGTAACTCTGAGACGAGAAGCtggtttagaaaaaatattttaatattttaataaagactATCAATAAGGTATGATATTGGTATTATAAATTTCTTATGCACAAAAAAGTAaccagaaaattatatatatataatgtttatatattatatatactgtatgtaatatataatattataatactaATTTTAATAACACAATTTCTAGTAGAAATTTCTTCTAGAAATCATGGTATAGAACTACTAAGGATAAATatgagtaatttattttatttgatttaagaAATGGATCAGCTTCTCAATCTGTCTCACAATTCAGTGAAaggattttttaattattaattttttatacaatcaCAAAAAATCACATCATCCAAAGAAAGTATAACCAAGTGTAGGAAGAGAAACTAAAGTATTTTTAGCAAGCCCAAGGCAAAGcacacaattattttttaatatccataAGCTAATTCAAGCAAGTATTTATTTTGCATAGTTCTGCCTACTTTAAGGATAATATAAGATCTTGCACCAAATGGATTTACTTTAAAAGAGTGTAACCATGAACACTCAAATAGAAAAGTGAAAGACCCTCTAGTTCTTTTATTGGTTTGTGGTTTGGGCAAAgaattccagaaaacaaaacttttgaAACTGGAACTtacactgatttatttttaaattgttaagaaaaaataaaatattaaaacaattaaaattctaatattatttaaataaattagatgCCTATCCTATTCCATATAATAAGGGAAAACTTTACCTCAAATGGGTAACTAGATCCTTCTGGGTGGATTATATACAAACCACTTGGTGTTTTAGTGACAGAACCAATGGTATCTTTAATATCAGTACAATCTAAACCTAGAAAAGTAAAATTAGTTATTTAGGATATTTCCACATATACATTTAAGacaatcattttataaaagagaattGACAGTGCTatctgaaattattattattaaaatgttcagtaatgatgatgattttaactttttgaaaatgaaaaattatctcAACTTTAGAAATAAGAAGAAACTAGATAGATAGGTGGAGGAACTGGGATTGAATAAGTTATGCTGCAAAAACCTTCACTAATAACTAACTCACTGTTATTGATTAGTATTCCATTTGGtatcaacatttatttaatatattttatgattatgCATTCTCTTGTCCAATAAATAATGCCCTTTCAGAAACCTAGGCTTATTTTGGGAACATAATATGTAACAGAAATCTGTGTGAATGAGGAGGAGAAAATCCAAAGGAATAAGTAGATTAATTACTATTGACACATCCTTTCTCCACTATTTGAAATTTCAGAGGTTCTGGTGTTTTGGGGCCCACCGTTACAAACAGgcaaagggagaggagggggaaatcACTTTCTTCACCAGAGAAAATGATGCTGAGGCTAGAGCCTGCTCTGTTGACAATAGCTAGAACTGTAGCAGTCTATAATCACCTTCTCTTAAGCACTCCCCTTTCTAGGGGATTGTAAATATATTATGTAGATATGATATTATAGTTTACACTTTGTGTTATCTTTTATGTAGATATGTAGATATGTATGTAGATATGATGTTATAGTTTACTTTACTTTGTGTTATCTTTTATAAATGTGATTAAACAAATTCAACCCTTACAGCATCAGTTACCAAgagaaaaaacacatgaaagcCTGATACTTCAGAGCCAGAAGTTTGGGTTAGATTCCTAGTACTACTATTTACTAGCCAGAACCATTAACTAAGTTACTTAACTACTTTTCTTCATGTGCAatattgttataataataatactatctACTTCATAGTGTTATTCTGACGATATACATAGTAAGACATTATAtcaatataaagcacttagcacagtgcctagcgcACAGTATTTTGTTGCCTTCTTCTGAATTGCTAAGagacattttcataataattttatgCTCAGAGATATGACAATAGAAGTTTACAATGAAGGACTAATCTGAGTTGGAATATCTGCTTTGCCATCACCATCCAAATAAATATGAACAGGTTATTCAGATGTTTCTGGGCTCCATATTCCTTATCTGATGATGAAGATCATCATAGCGAATGCTTATACTGTCTTACTATGCATCAAGCAATATTTTAGGAGCTTTtggtgtatttattcatttaattctcgTAAGAAccatatgaggtaggtactatcagtttactgatgaggaaactgatatcAAGGAAACGGTGGATGAGGGATTTGAAGACAGGTGATCTGACACCAGAGTCCATGCTCATAACCACCATGTTACACTACCTACCTACACTACTCACTTAtgggaaataaatgagatataatagaacaacaaaaaataacatgtGAAAGTGCCTGTcatagtacctgacacataggTGATTCTCAGTAAcagtttatttccttctctttgtaaggaaaaaagaaagatcattcACTAggctgtcaataaatatttacttgctTGGAACTTTTTGTTATTAATTCACAACTGTAAGATATATAGGGCACTTTTCTTAGAAACCCATGACTTTAGGAATTACTATATATTGTTTTAGTATAAACAGTGCTAAATTCCACTTTCTTTTgtcttaagtttctttttcttttcaaattttgtgtCCCAATTTGAAACATCTCAAACatgttaaaaatagtttttacagGTGGGAGGAATTCTGAGACCTTCTTTTCTTCTAGCTGAAGGTTGATTATtagtattaaaatgtaaaaggagaGCCTGAATTCAGTTACATAAAACTATGCTATTTTCAACAGATTCAGAATATCTGTATACAACCATAGCTTTCAAATGGTCAGAAAAGCTTCCCAATTCAGGAAAGTACACATTGTCTGGGTTGAAATTTGGCAGGTATTACTCCTCCAGTCTGTTAGATGATAATgagctgtattttttaaacaaaagttctAAATGCTCCAACCTGTCCAGGaaatttttaagcaataaaaGACAAGTATGAAAAGGGTGAAATACCAAAGTTCTCACCATGTGACTGAACTGGTCTGTGAGGAAAAGTATCCAGCTGTTTTCTAAAAACTTCCGTAGTCAAAATGAGAACTCGATTCATGAGCTCATTAACCtaaacacacatgcatacatttaAGCAAATTTATATTTGAACAAAACTCTCTTAGCTGAATTTTACAAGTGATATCTCTAAGCTTCTTATAAATCCAGCTTTGAAATATATATGatgtccatttttcttttgaattccttACTGCTCTAAGCAGTAAAGAAAGGCATTACTAAATAGCAATCATTAAATTGAGTACTGTTTTCCTCCTACACATTGCTTTCATCTGCCCAGTTCTGCATTTGACTGCTCTTGCAgatctgttctttgtatcttgCCTGCTCCTTTGCTGTAGTTTCTTATCTGATCTCCCtgtctcctccctctgctcttcctCAAGTCATCTTCCTCACTAGCTGTCAATCTAATCATCGCATTTCCCTGCTCAGACACTTCGATGACTCCTTGGTGTGGCATGAGTTAGCTCCTATTTCTTTAAGTCAGTTTTCCTTATACACCTCAACTTCACCAGCCACTCCACTCCTGCACCACTTCAAGCAGTTCCCCAGAATGCAAGGTCCTACTCTTCTTACCCCACATTTGTGACCTTTGAAGCATTTATCCATCTTTCATGATTCAGTTCATAATCTCTGTCATCTGGGAACACTTCTCATAGCTCAGATATTAAATTTCTTTGGTGCATCTTTCTGACAGCAGTCACAACATTTTCAATACATTTTTCTGCTCTCTTAGACTGTATAAGCTTTAAGTGaagatctttttttgttgttattgctttcTGTTTGCCTGAGGCTTACTATGGTGCCTCTAACATAGTAGGCACTAAATAGATGTATGGActttaatgcattaaaaaattaaacaattataCCTCTAGCTAAGTATATCAATGTACACATACAATAACAACACAATTCTAAAAAATCCATACCTGATTAGATAAATAATCCAAGGAAGCTTGCTGCTCATCCATCATATTTCTTAGTAGTTTTTTGGTACTTCGTGTATAAGAAACAATAGAATTTTGCAAATTTCCTTAAATCATAACAAAATGTGTTtgctaaatattattttgttatagaaaacaattacagtgaaaaataatttcaaaatgattttggaTAAATATGTAACAATAAAGCTCAATCTAATACATAGAATTGCATATTCTAGTTAGTACTTTTTTGTTTAACTCAGGATTATCcaagaaaacaattatttcaatACCTCGCAATGAAAGTATGCTTCCTAATAATTTAGATTACCCCCAAATAAGTTAATCTGATATAAATGCGAGACAACATTCTGAATATCAATTCTCACTTTATAAGATGAGAGGTACAGAAGCAGGAGGTCCAAGACTCATCAATTCTTACTACATAAGAAAGTAAAAGGCAATAATTCCATATCAtgtaagttaattttaaaagtaaatctttctttaaattttttctattaatgctatatttttatataaacaaattacaaactcacatacatatatactcataATAAATCTTAGTCAAAAGTTTTAGCTGGTTGGTTTCTGGTAAACTTTTACtatgtacttttgtttttattttaaaacaatcttaCTTATAGAATAGTTTCAAGAACAGTATGAAGAactttttcctaattcttttgAGCATGCCACCATGATGCCCCTGGATACTTCAGTGTGTTTTTCTTACACCAAAGACATTCtccccaacacagccataaaagtCAGGAAATAAACATTGACTACCATGCACTTCTCAGATTTTATCCAAGTTTATTCAGTTATACTGATGATGTCCTTTACAACAAAAGGAGTCACACATTATGGCatacattattcttttaaaaattatttatttctatgttcCTAACTTTTACTCTAGCAGTAGAATCACATGAATAattcatgatattttaaaatctacctcA
This window encodes:
- the ANGPTL5 gene encoding angiopoietin-related protein 5, whose protein sequence is MIYLFQASLLFLNLCIFTCGEVIQCNCVHHSTDSPVVNIVEDESNAKGESKSNATVYKEDCEESCDVKTKITREEKHFMCRNLQNSIVSYTRSTKKLLRNMMDEQQASLDYLSNQVNELMNRVLILTTEVFRKQLDTFPHRPVQSHGLDCTDIKDTIGSVTKTPSGLYIIHPEGSSYPFEVMCDMDYRGGGWTVIQKRIDGIIDFQRLWCDYLDGFGDLLGEFWLGLKKIFYIVNQKNTSFMLYVALESEDDTFAYASYDNFWLEDETRFFKMHLGRYSGNAGDAFRGFRKEDNQNAMPFSTSDVDNDGCRPVCLINGQPVKSCSHLSNNTGWWFNQCGLANLNGIHYFPGKLLATGIRWGTWTKNNSPVKIKSVSMKIRRIYNPYFK